One window of the Trypanosoma brucei gambiense DAL972 chromosome 5, complete sequence genome contains the following:
- a CDS encoding T. brucei spp.-specific protein, translated as MLFDCTLLSLLGAMVAAIGLYRVVQFVHLTFFSTGHDLKRRYSKAGDWAVVTGGTEGIGRAVALDLANRGFNVCVISRTQSKLDEVVAEIEKCGTRGHSIAFDFATAGEAEYKMLFAKLDSLAVGLLVNNVGVNYTYANYFDEADLVDDLRIIKVNCEATTRMTKFFAPRMKARRAGGIVLLGSFSAVTPAPLLATYAGTKAFNVSFGDALFYELKKFGVDVLVVTPNLVVSRMTQGASTRAPKETFLTVGAAAMARQTLNQLGVVNRTAGHRNHIIIEAIARLLPESLRGEKMLAMHESIKKRAERKAKQ; from the coding sequence ATGTTATTTGACTGCACTTTGCTGTCGTTGCTCGGTGCCATGGTAGCAGCTATTGGCCTCTACCGCGTGGTTCAGTTTGTACATTTAACTTTCTTCAGTACCGGCCACGACCTCAAACGTCGCTACTCCAAAGCTGGAGATTGGGCAGTCGTAACTGGTGGGACGGAAGGTATTGGTCGGGCAGTGGCACTTGACCTCGCCAATCGTGGCTTTAATGTTTGCGTCATCTCCCGCACACAATCAAAGCTGGACGAGGTGGTAGCCGAAATTGAGAAATGCGGCACAAGGGGGCACTCCATCGCTTTCGACTTTGCAACCGCTGGTGAGGCGGAGTACAAAATGCTTTTTGCGAAATTGGATTCGCTAGCGGTTGGGCTACTGGTTAACAACGTCGGTGTGAATTACACTTACGCCAACTACTTTGATGAAGCGGATTTGGTGGATGACTTGCGTATCATTAAGGTCAACTGTGAGGCCACCACACGAATGACAAAGTTCTTTGCGCCGCGGATGAAGGCCCGCCGTGCCGGTGGAATTGTGCTGCTCGGTTCCTTCTCTGCAGTTACTCCAGCGCCTCTGCTCGCAACGTACGCCGGCACGAAGGCATTTAACGTTTCATTTGGCGATGCCCTTTTCTACGAACTCAAGAAGTTTGGTGTGGATGTTTTGGTTGTGACACCAAATCTTGTTGTCAGCAGAATGACGCAAGGCGCAAGCACCCGGGCACCGAAGGAAACGTTCCTTACCGTAGGCGCGGCTGCCATGGCGCGTCAAACGTTGAATCAACTCGGTGTTGTGAACCGCACCGCCGGCCACCGAAACCACATTATCATCGAAGCCATCGCCCGTCTCTTGCCCGAGTCTTTGCGTGGTGAAAAGATGTTGGCAATGCACGAAAGCATTAAGAAACGAGCAGAGCGCAAGGCGAAACAGTAA